The following proteins are encoded in a genomic region of Aptenodytes patagonicus chromosome 13, bAptPat1.pri.cur, whole genome shotgun sequence:
- the IQCK gene encoding IQ domain-containing protein K isoform X1 codes for MAAGGRPPSLWERVCAEYEAEQPPFPDVSESKHGSVSLEAGILQPLHMEQFYSAPAADTVVQQLLPISEAAAFPEPPDPKTCSPQEYLEYYIFPVLLPGMAELLHQAKKEKCFERKRTKFIACDFLTEWLYNKNPKRKDESFTEFFSIPFVNNWLKDHPRPPIPLSLLLSEEEASIVIQSFWRGYRVRCDSEIQELRQWQKQLREEKNIIKRVKEFWTKQEAKVGSKAEDSEEHTQNHSTSRF; via the exons atggcggcgggcgggcggccgccgagCCTCTGGGAGCGGGTGTGCGCAG AGTATGAAGCAGAACAACCTCCGTTTCCAGATGTTTCTGAATCAAAACATGGATCT GTGTCTTTGGAAGCAGGAATATTGCAGCCATTACATATGGAACAATTTTATTCAGCCCCTGCAGCTGATACTGTTGTCCAACAGTTGCTTCCCATATCTGAGGCAGCCGCCTTTCCAGAACCACCTGATCCAAAAACGT GTTCTCCTCAAGAATACTTAGAGTATTACATATTTCCAGTACTTTTACCCGGAATGGCTGAGCTTCTGCAtcaagcaaagaaggaaaagtgttttgag AGAAAAAGGACGAAATTTATTGCCTGTGATTTCCTAACTGAGTGGTTATACAA cAAGAACCCAAAGAGGAAAGATGAGTCATTCACAGAattcttttccattccttttgttAACAACTGGCTAAAGGACCA TCCTAGGCCACCAATTCCTCTATCTCTCCTTCTATCAGAAGAAGAAGCAAGCATAGTAATTCAGTCCTTCTGGAGAGGTTATCGG GTCCGCTGTGATAGTGAAATACAAGAGCTACGTCAGTGGCAAAAGCAGttgagagaggagaaaaacattattaaaagaGTGAAAGAATTCTGGACTAAGCAGGAAGCCAAAG
- the IQCK gene encoding IQ domain-containing protein K isoform X2: MAAGGRPPSLWERVCAEYEAEQPPFPDVSESKHGSVSLEAGILQPLHMEQFYSAPAADTVVQQLLPISEAAAFPEPPDPKTCSPQEYLEYYIFPVLLPGMAELLHQAKKEKCFERKRTKFIACDFLTEWLYNKNPKRKDESFTEFFSIPFVNNWLKDHPRPPIPLSLLLSEEEASIVIQSFWRGYRVRCDSEIQELRQWQKQLREEKNIIKRVKEFWTKQEAKASILEGDL, from the exons atggcggcgggcgggcggccgccgagCCTCTGGGAGCGGGTGTGCGCAG AGTATGAAGCAGAACAACCTCCGTTTCCAGATGTTTCTGAATCAAAACATGGATCT GTGTCTTTGGAAGCAGGAATATTGCAGCCATTACATATGGAACAATTTTATTCAGCCCCTGCAGCTGATACTGTTGTCCAACAGTTGCTTCCCATATCTGAGGCAGCCGCCTTTCCAGAACCACCTGATCCAAAAACGT GTTCTCCTCAAGAATACTTAGAGTATTACATATTTCCAGTACTTTTACCCGGAATGGCTGAGCTTCTGCAtcaagcaaagaaggaaaagtgttttgag AGAAAAAGGACGAAATTTATTGCCTGTGATTTCCTAACTGAGTGGTTATACAA cAAGAACCCAAAGAGGAAAGATGAGTCATTCACAGAattcttttccattccttttgttAACAACTGGCTAAAGGACCA TCCTAGGCCACCAATTCCTCTATCTCTCCTTCTATCAGAAGAAGAAGCAAGCATAGTAATTCAGTCCTTCTGGAGAGGTTATCGG GTCCGCTGTGATAGTGAAATACAAGAGCTACGTCAGTGGCAAAAGCAGttgagagaggagaaaaacattattaaaagaGTGAAAGAATTCTGGACTAAGCAGGAAGCCAAAG